A single window of Bacteroidota bacterium DNA harbors:
- a CDS encoding YqaE/Pmp3 family membrane protein: MKKIILSCAALVMAAFMFNSCSMEKRQYMKGYHVEWNHNKEITTTNNNNNDVAKQVGVLPSQTANTVAANENQSAVATVANAARVAPVVKKNAVANIIPAIASHKAVNAAPSAVVKKAPTKSKSAGHGGPSKGLLIVLAIFIPWLAVGLATDWDVKKVIICVLLGFLFCLPGIIYAIVVVNKNS; this comes from the coding sequence ATGAAAAAAATTATCCTCTCCTGCGCGGCGCTCGTTATGGCCGCGTTCATGTTCAACTCCTGTTCTATGGAGAAACGCCAGTACATGAAAGGTTATCATGTTGAATGGAACCACAACAAAGAAATTACAACAACAAACAACAACAATAACGATGTTGCAAAACAGGTGGGAGTGCTTCCATCTCAAACAGCGAACACCGTTGCAGCAAATGAAAATCAATCTGCTGTTGCGACTGTAGCTAATGCAGCGCGTGTTGCTCCTGTTGTTAAGAAAAACGCAGTTGCAAATATTATTCCTGCTATTGCTTCGCATAAGGCAGTAAATGCTGCTCCTTCTGCAGTTGTGAAAAAAGCACCGACAAAAAGCAAAAGTGCAGGGCACGGCGGACCGAGCAAAGGACTGCTCATCGTTCTTGCTATTTTTATTCCATGGCTTGCTGTAGGACTTGCAACAGATTGGGACGTGAAGAAAGTGATCATCTGTGTTCTTCTTGGATTCCTTTTCTGCCTGCCAGGAATTATTTACGCGATCGTCGTGGTCAATAAAAATTCCTGA
- a CDS encoding TonB-dependent receptor produces MKTHLKFTLLLALIFFSNGIFASTTVSGTVRDTKGQPVPYANLILKDTYDGASADDKGNYSFTTDETGTFTLICHQVGFEEVQKPITLNGTDVKMDFVLKAIANELEVVTISAGTIEASDEKRTTVLKPLDIVTTAGGQGDIYGAVQTLPGATKVGEQEGLFVRGGTGNETKTIIDGLNVNNPFFSSVPDIASRGRFSPFLFKGTVFSTGGYSAQYGQALSSALVLETQDLPTESASTLAFSSVGIGAGHNHLWADKNMSAGFDFNYTNLAPYYTLVKQKDNYIRMPQFDGASVNFRKKFGETSILKFYGYFNYGDLALKRPDIDSVNGYRSLFDLRNSDAYTNLSFRKYFGDKWRMDAAVSTAFDHNEILANTDTIRSYNALSQGKLMGTRYFLKRDQFRFGAEYQYFIDKSRFDQYNTNMYDNYISGFGEADIYLGPKFVARVGGRAENSSLLAKTNVAPRVSLAMRAGKNNQLSMAYGDFYQKPTNDILYRTTALGFEKATHYILSFQHVDDSITLRVEAYYKKYDDLVTFFPSYTNGGHGYAQGFDVFWRDKKTFKNVDYWISYTYVDSKRLYRDFPVEATPAFVSTHNANIVIKKFFPKIMTSVGFTYTYSSGRPYYNPNNPVYLGDKTYDYHVINLNASYLTKIAGAFTVIVVSVTNVPGFNNVYGYRYSYDGARRESIAPQSKRTFFIGMFMSFGTDRRKDVINNTN; encoded by the coding sequence ATGAAAACACATTTGAAATTCACACTTCTGCTGGCGCTGATCTTTTTCAGCAACGGAATTTTTGCTTCCACCACGGTGAGTGGAACAGTGCGCGATACCAAAGGACAACCCGTTCCTTATGCAAATCTCATTCTGAAAGACACGTACGACGGAGCTTCGGCAGACGATAAAGGAAATTATTCTTTCACGACCGATGAAACCGGAACGTTCACACTCATCTGCCACCAGGTGGGATTTGAAGAAGTGCAAAAACCAATTACGCTGAACGGAACAGACGTGAAAATGGATTTTGTTTTAAAAGCCATTGCGAATGAACTGGAAGTGGTGACGATCTCGGCTGGCACCATAGAAGCGAGCGATGAAAAAAGAACAACAGTTTTAAAACCACTCGACATAGTGACAACAGCCGGAGGGCAGGGAGATATTTACGGAGCGGTGCAAACGCTTCCCGGCGCAACAAAAGTGGGAGAGCAGGAAGGATTATTTGTGCGCGGCGGAACGGGAAACGAAACGAAGACGATCATTGACGGGCTGAATGTGAATAATCCTTTTTTCTCTTCTGTTCCTGATATTGCATCGCGCGGAAGATTTTCCCCTTTTCTTTTTAAAGGAACTGTTTTTTCTACCGGCGGTTATTCCGCGCAATACGGGCAGGCGCTCTCGTCGGCGCTCGTGCTCGAGACGCAGGATCTCCCGACCGAATCGGCTTCCACGCTTGCATTTTCTTCTGTGGGAATCGGCGCGGGCCACAATCACCTGTGGGCCGATAAAAATATGTCGGCCGGATTCGATTTTAATTATACAAATCTTGCGCCTTATTATACATTGGTAAAACAGAAAGATAATTATATACGAATGCCGCAGTTTGACGGAGCATCGGTGAACTTCAGGAAAAAATTCGGCGAGACTTCCATTCTTAAATTCTACGGATATTTCAATTATGGAGATCTTGCACTGAAGCGTCCGGATATTGACAGTGTGAATGGATACCGCTCCCTTTTCGATCTTCGGAATTCGGATGCCTACACGAATCTGAGTTTCCGGAAATATTTCGGTGATAAATGGAGAATGGATGCAGCGGTTTCTACGGCCTTCGATCACAATGAAATTCTTGCGAATACCGATACGATCCGTTCGTACAATGCACTTTCGCAGGGAAAATTAATGGGCACAAGATATTTTCTGAAGCGCGATCAATTCCGTTTCGGTGCAGAATACCAGTATTTCATTGACAAAAGCCGCTTCGATCAGTACAATACAAACATGTATGATAATTATATTTCCGGTTTCGGCGAAGCCGATATTTATCTCGGGCCGAAATTCGTTGCACGTGTGGGCGGGCGCGCGGAAAACAGTTCGCTTCTTGCAAAAACAAATGTTGCACCTCGCGTATCGCTCGCTATGCGCGCGGGAAAAAATAATCAGCTGAGCATGGCTTACGGAGATTTCTACCAGAAGCCGACCAATGATATTCTTTACCGTACCACTGCTCTCGGGTTTGAAAAAGCAACGCATTACATTCTGAGTTTTCAGCATGTGGATGACAGCATCACGCTGCGTGTGGAAGCTTATTACAAAAAGTACGATGACCTCGTTACATTTTTTCCTTCTTACACCAATGGAGGCCACGGATACGCGCAGGGCTTCGACGTTTTCTGGCGCGACAAAAAAACTTTCAAAAATGTAGATTACTGGATCTCGTACACCTACGTCGATTCAAAACGGCTTTATCGTGATTTTCCCGTTGAGGCGACTCCGGCATTCGTTTCCACGCACAATGCGAATATTGTCATTAAAAAATTCTTTCCCAAGATCATGACATCGGTAGGATTCACCTATACTTATTCGAGCGGAAGGCCCTATTACAATCCCAATAATCCGGTATATCTCGGCGACAAAACCTATGATTATCATGTCATCAATCTCAATGCAAGTTACCTGACAAAAATAGCAGGAGCATTTACGGTAATTGTAGTTTCAGTGACCAACGTTCCCGGCTTCAATAATGTTTACGGTTACCGTTATTCTTATGATGGAGCACGCCGCGAATCGATAGCTCCTCAATCGAAACGTACTTTTTTCATTGGCATGTTCATGAGTTTCGGAACAGACCGGAGAAAAGATGTGATTAATAATACGAACTGA
- a CDS encoding OmpA family protein, whose translation MKKYSISIVTLLLFFSSCGNKMMKEAEKEYGNYEYASAAKLYENILKSETNDMAMLHLADCYRKMNKETEADTWYSRAIQSSAASPADKLHYAEVLQEEGKYNDAIALLEDYLQSSPYDVAAKNKLASCKNPGQFSTANPFYIVEPVVFSSTSDIACFSPFIANGKIYFTAEAPLQPGMKTDNWTGNGYLDIFEANTIDKIPSPLSGTVNSNLHEGTAIISPSGDMMYFTRSRMVNNKPGQAKNNDNHLEICQAHGTNDNWTDVSSLPFNSTEYSCGHPSLTSDGKRMFFISDMPGGMGGTDIYYSNFVNGQWSKPVNAGNSINTNGNEMFPTIHNITNGKDEFYFSSDGMTGAGGLDIFRCAMENSLPVKPERLSAPFNSSADDFGIVFNENGTSGYFSSNRENADGSDRIYSFVRRTPQFFVKTNVRDKSSGDALTATTIEVKNSTTGKTFNLVTDNDGTIFFPADSTTGYSFCIHRTEYFTCFGGLTTGGFKGTFSDTSYITLLAEKIVINKPIRLENIYYDYNKWNIRPDAAVELDKLVKILQDNPQIKIELSSHTDSRGSDKYNMTLSQKRAQSAVDYIVSRGISRDRITAKGYGETVPLNRCVNGVKCTEEEYQWNRRTEFKVTKIFQ comes from the coding sequence ATGAAAAAATATTCTATCTCTATTGTAACGCTGCTTTTATTTTTTTCATCGTGCGGAAATAAAATGATGAAAGAAGCAGAAAAAGAATACGGTAATTATGAATATGCATCTGCCGCAAAACTGTATGAAAATATTCTGAAATCGGAAACCAATGATATGGCTATGCTTCATCTTGCAGATTGTTATCGCAAAATGAATAAGGAAACCGAAGCTGATACATGGTATTCGAGAGCCATCCAATCATCCGCCGCTTCTCCTGCCGATAAACTTCATTATGCCGAAGTGCTGCAGGAAGAAGGAAAATACAATGATGCGATCGCGTTGCTGGAAGATTATCTTCAATCATCGCCGTATGATGTAGCCGCAAAAAACAAACTTGCCTCCTGCAAAAATCCCGGGCAATTTTCTACAGCCAATCCATTTTATATTGTGGAGCCTGTAGTTTTTTCTTCCACATCAGATATTGCCTGCTTTAGCCCGTTCATCGCCAACGGGAAAATTTATTTTACTGCAGAAGCTCCGTTGCAACCCGGAATGAAAACCGATAACTGGACTGGAAACGGTTACCTCGATATTTTTGAAGCGAACACCATCGATAAAATTCCTTCTCCACTCTCCGGTACTGTCAACAGCAACCTGCACGAAGGCACCGCCATCATTTCTCCTTCGGGCGACATGATGTATTTTACACGCAGCAGAATGGTGAACAATAAACCCGGCCAGGCGAAGAACAACGATAATCATCTCGAGATCTGCCAGGCGCATGGAACAAATGATAACTGGACCGATGTGAGTTCACTTCCTTTCAACAGTACTGAATATTCCTGTGGCCATCCTTCATTGACTTCCGACGGAAAAAGAATGTTTTTTATTTCTGATATGCCCGGCGGAATGGGTGGTACCGATATTTATTATTCCAACTTCGTGAACGGTCAATGGAGCAAACCGGTGAATGCAGGAAATTCCATTAACACCAATGGCAACGAAATGTTTCCGACCATTCATAATATCACGAATGGGAAAGATGAATTTTATTTTTCTTCTGATGGAATGACCGGTGCCGGCGGACTCGATATTTTCCGCTGCGCAATGGAAAACAGTCTTCCTGTAAAACCGGAACGGCTTTCCGCACCGTTCAATTCTTCCGCTGACGATTTCGGGATTGTGTTTAATGAAAACGGAACGAGCGGATATTTTTCCAGCAATCGCGAAAATGCCGATGGATCGGACAGGATCTATAGTTTTGTGCGACGCACACCGCAGTTTTTTGTGAAAACAAATGTGAGAGACAAATCTTCCGGCGATGCACTTACCGCAACAACCATCGAAGTAAAAAACAGTACGACCGGAAAAACTTTCAATCTTGTTACGGATAATGATGGCACCATTTTCTTTCCTGCCGATTCAACTACCGGTTATAGCTTCTGCATTCACAGAACAGAATATTTCACTTGCTTCGGCGGATTGACAACGGGAGGATTCAAAGGAACATTCAGCGACACATCTTACATCACACTTCTTGCAGAAAAAATCGTGATCAATAAACCGATCCGGCTTGAAAATATTTATTACGACTACAATAAGTGGAACATTCGTCCTGATGCGGCAGTGGAACTCGATAAACTCGTGAAGATTCTGCAGGATAATCCACAAATAAAAATTGAATTGAGTTCGCACACCGACAGCCGGGGAAGCGATAAATATAACATGACCCTTTCACAGAAACGTGCGCAGTCGGCTGTAGATTATATTGTTTCCAGGGGAATAAGCCGCGATCGCATTACAGCGAAAGGTTATGGAGAAACTGTTCCGCTCAATCGTTGTGTGAATGGAGTGAAATGCACGGAGGAAGAATACCAGTGGAATCGTAGAACTGAATTCAAGGTGACGAAAATTTTTCAGTAA
- a CDS encoding DUF2752 domain-containing protein: MLLILPADFFDHGEVLCPSVYFFNRTCFGCGSTRAVMHMLHFDFRKAWEFNKLSVVVVPFLTYMYFSLIVKFVRRARGIPKKS, from the coding sequence GTGTTGCTTATTCTCCCCGCTGATTTTTTTGATCATGGTGAAGTGCTTTGCCCTTCCGTTTATTTTTTCAATCGTACTTGTTTCGGGTGCGGAAGCACACGCGCAGTCATGCACATGCTTCATTTCGATTTCAGGAAAGCATGGGAATTCAATAAACTCAGTGTGGTTGTTGTTCCGTTCCTCACGTACATGTATTTCAGTCTCATCGTAAAATTTGTTCGCAGAGCAAGGGGTATTCCGAAAAAAAGCTGA
- a CDS encoding type IX secretion system membrane protein PorP/SprF — MKNLIQAFAAMILLALPMKISAQQDPMVSQHMFSGHFLNPAYAGSHDYANITALGRKQWVGFDGSPYTSYLSFDMPVHGKNIGIGGIILNDHIGVTDRSEISASLSYHLKLGEKATIAAGIRAGETYYRAKLTDLTIWDQADPVFTSNINGKILPIAGAGIYFYTKRMYAGISIPNVISYKPGTALNLASENIPMLERHYFATAGYAIPAGKNLDIKPSVLVKYTPLAPVEFDYSLNFFFYKTLWIGGTYRSGDGVIAMTEYQATKNLRIGYAYDMSLTHLRNYNSGSHEIMLAWDFIKDQAVRYHSPRFF, encoded by the coding sequence ATGAAAAATCTCATACAGGCATTTGCGGCGATGATACTTCTCGCCCTGCCAATGAAAATTTCCGCACAGCAGGATCCCATGGTGAGTCAGCACATGTTCAGCGGACACTTCCTTAATCCCGCTTATGCCGGGAGTCATGATTACGCCAACATCACTGCGCTCGGAAGAAAGCAGTGGGTGGGATTCGATGGATCGCCCTACACGTCTTACCTGAGTTTCGATATGCCGGTGCACGGAAAAAATATCGGCATTGGCGGAATCATTCTGAATGATCACATCGGTGTTACTGACAGAAGTGAAATTTCTGCGTCACTTTCGTATCACCTGAAACTCGGTGAGAAAGCAACGATCGCGGCGGGCATACGTGCGGGCGAAACTTATTATCGTGCAAAACTTACAGATCTCACGATCTGGGACCAGGCCGATCCTGTATTCACCAGCAACATCAACGGAAAAATTTTGCCGATTGCCGGTGCAGGAATTTATTTTTACACGAAAAGAATGTATGCAGGAATTTCGATTCCCAATGTCATCAGTTACAAACCCGGAACGGCTCTCAATCTTGCTTCTGAAAATATCCCGATGCTGGAACGCCATTATTTTGCAACGGCAGGTTATGCAATTCCCGCAGGAAAAAACCTCGATATTAAACCATCTGTGCTTGTAAAATATACTCCGCTGGCGCCTGTTGAATTTGATTACAGCCTGAATTTTTTCTTCTACAAAACTCTTTGGATCGGCGGAACATATCGAAGCGGAGATGGAGTGATCGCTATGACGGAATACCAGGCGACAAAAAATCTCCGCATCGGTTACGCTTATGACATGTCGCTCACGCATCTCAGGAATTACAATTCCGGTTCGCACGAAATCATGCTTGCATGGGATTTTATCAAAGATCAGGCAGTACGCTATCACTCACCACGTTTCTTCTAA
- a CDS encoding nucleotide pyrophosphohydrolase, giving the protein MKISEAQKTVDRWIKKYGVRYFNELTNTAILMEEVGEVARIMARKYGEQSFKKSDRKIKLEDEMADVLFVLICLANQTGVDLEKALKKNLEKKTKRDGKRHKGNEKLK; this is encoded by the coding sequence ATGAAAATTTCCGAAGCACAAAAAACTGTTGACCGCTGGATAAAAAAATACGGCGTTCGTTATTTCAATGAACTCACAAATACTGCTATTCTCATGGAAGAAGTGGGTGAAGTGGCACGCATTATGGCAAGAAAATACGGCGAGCAGTCATTTAAAAAATCGGACAGGAAAATAAAACTCGAGGATGAAATGGCCGATGTGCTGTTCGTTTTAATTTGTCTTGCGAATCAAACCGGTGTGGATCTTGAAAAAGCGCTGAAGAAAAATCTTGAAAAAAAAACGAAACGTGATGGGAAGAGGCATAAGGGGAATGAGAAATTAAAATAA